From the genome of Bacteroidota bacterium:
AATGCAGGATTGATCGCCATAATTTTATTGGAAGCATCGGTTACCACAATCGCTTCACCAAGTGCTTTATAAACCGTTGCAGCAATTTTCAATTCCTCTTCCGCCCGTCTTCGTTCAGTCACATCGCGAAGAATACCTTCATGAAAAAGAATGGCACCGGATTCATCCATAACATATCGACCGTGATCTTCTACCCAGACTTCTGATCCATCCTTTTTTTTCAATCGATACACTGCGATCTTTTCTTCGAGTTCCTGCTTCGTGACATTTTCCCGATCAACTTCATCAAAGTAGAGATCTTTTTTAATATCAACAGCCATCAATTCTTCTTTGTTCGTGTAACCCAGTATCTGGACAAGAGCAGGATTGACGTCGATAAATTTGCCATCGTGATTACTTTTATATACTCCGTCGAGCAATGACTCTATCAGCTTTCCATACCGTGTCTCACTTACCTCCAAAGCGCGTTCGGCACGTTTTCGATCTGTAATATCTCGCGCTGTCGTGATGATAACATCATGACCAAAGTACTTCCCTTTATTGGTGATCACATCTTTGGGGAATATTTCGCCATTCTTCCGTTTTCCCCAAAACTCAAATTGGTGGGGCACTCCAGTAGTAAATGTTTTCCCAACGAGTTCAATAATGTGCGGAAGATCATTTTTATTCGGTGCAGAAAGGAACTCCGGTGTTTTGCCGATAATTTCATCTCGACTATAACCGTACATTTTTTCAACGCCGTCATTAACATCAAGAAAATATCCTTCGCTGTTTTGGATGTAAATCGCTTCCGTTACAGAATTAAAAAGACCTGCATAACTATGTTCACTTTCGCGAAGAGTATGCTCTGTCTGTTTTCTTTCAATGGCATTCGCCACTTGTGTTGAGACAAACACAAGTATGTTTTTATCTTTTTCGGTTAGCCGGATCTCATCATTGTACGTCTGAATGACCATGACGCCGATTGTTTCGTTTTGCTTCGTTTTTAACGGAACACCGATCCAATCGACCGAGTGTGTTCCATACAAATCAACTTCACCCGCTGCTTTTAATTCTTGAAATATTTGAGGGGTTACTAAAATGGGTAATCCAGTCCGAAGTACATACCCGGTCATACTTTTGCCGGGTTGGATGGGCTTCCAATCATTGTCAAACTCATCTGCGTGATACGGAAAATCGATGACATCTTTAGAAGAGTCATACATCGCAATAAAAAAATTTTTTGCGGGCATTAATTCGGAAATGATTCCATGAATGGAATGAAAGAGATCGTCCAACAGCACAACTGACTGCGCAGATTCCGAAATGCGATAGACTGCTGATTGAACTTGTTCGGCACGTTTTCGTTCCGTTACATCGTGAAACACGACCATCAGGCTCACAACATTCCCTTGTGCATCAAGTACCGGGGATGATATGAGTTCTCCCCAAAACACTGTTCCATCATATCGTAAAAGTTGATATTCATGCGATTCAAGAGCAACTTTTTCTTCAATAATCCTTCGCACACGAGCTCGCGCTATTTCATGATAACCCGGGTCAATCCATCGTTCAAATAACGTACCGATGACAACTTCATCAACAGGCACTTTGAAAATATCAAACATCTTCGGTGAACTATACGTAATTCGTCCATCAGTACCCACCATCGCAATACCGTTCGGAGATATCTCGACAACCTGCTTATAGTGTGCTTCAGATTGACGAAGTCGTTCTTCCATCTGTTTACGCTGAGTGATATCACGTACTACAACTTGAATAGATTTTTTTCCATTGAACATCACCGGAACCGAAATTACCTCTACGTCGATTACTGTTCCATCCAATCGAATAAATTTTTCTTCTTCAATCGATTGCGGTTTATTTTCTTTTATCGCTGCTGATATACGTTGAATAACCTTTGCCTGGTAATCGGGATGAACAATGTTGAGGACCGGTGTACCAATCAATTCCGATTGATCTTTTGCACCAATAAGTTTAAGACCGGAAGGGTTGATAAATACAAATTTACCCTCCGAATGCACAGCCATTGCATCCGGTAAGAATTCGATAAGACTTCGATACCGTTCTTCGCTTTCACGTAACGATTCTTCAATGTGGGTATTGTTATTACTTTTCATCAATATCGCTTCCCTCTATGTCATCATGAATGCACTGCTGGAAATACTTGAAAGGCAATTACTCGCAGTTGAAATAAATGATTATCACATAATTAATTTACAACATCTCAACGCAATGTCAAATTGACTGGCAAAAAAATATCCAGTT
Proteins encoded in this window:
- a CDS encoding PAS domain S-box protein; the encoded protein is MKSNNNTHIEESLRESEERYRSLIEFLPDAMAVHSEGKFVFINPSGLKLIGAKDQSELIGTPVLNIVHPDYQAKVIQRISAAIKENKPQSIEEEKFIRLDGTVIDVEVISVPVMFNGKKSIQVVVRDITQRKQMEERLRQSEAHYKQVVEISPNGIAMVGTDGRITYSSPKMFDIFKVPVDEVVIGTLFERWIDPGYHEIARARVRRIIEEKVALESHEYQLLRYDGTVFWGELISSPVLDAQGNVVSLMVVFHDVTERKRAEQVQSAVYRISESAQSVVLLDDLFHSIHGIISELMPAKNFFIAMYDSSKDVIDFPYHADEFDNDWKPIQPGKSMTGYVLRTGLPILVTPQIFQELKAAGEVDLYGTHSVDWIGVPLKTKQNETIGVMVIQTYNDEIRLTEKDKNILVFVSTQVANAIERKQTEHTLRESEHSYAGLFNSVTEAIYIQNSEGYFLDVNDGVEKMYGYSRDEIIGKTPEFLSAPNKNDLPHIIELVGKTFTTGVPHQFEFWGKRKNGEIFPKDVITNKGKYFGHDVIITTARDITDRKRAERALEVSETRYGKLIESLLDGVYKSNHDGKFIDVNPALVQILGYTNKEELMAVDIKKDLYFDEVDRENVTKQELEEKIAVYRLKKKDGSEVWVEDHGRYVMDESGAILFHEGILRDVTERRRAEEELKIAATVYKALGEAIVVTDASNKIMAINPAFTKLTGYSNDEAIGQSPSLLRSGKHDKKFYDIMWKSLNKLGTWQGEIINRKKNGELFDEWLSISSIYNENGEVIQYVALFSDITEQKKMQAQLLQSQKLESLGTLAGGIAHDFNNLLAMLLGNAELLKKQVPHDSKLNKYVDQIIDVSHRGVSISKQLLFFSRQSEVNLQPISLSHIIEEVKVMLQHFIPKTIIVKTDIGVENGIVNGDAGHLHQIILNLCLNAKDAVGDHGTITISERMVDASLISTKFSSVAQRSYVSVAVSDTGTGIDENIIPKIFDPFFTTKEKGKGTGLGLSIVNGLVRSHNGFIDVVSKKGEGTTFTMYLPTSDNYSEVQEPVDHLLSIKGKTILVVDDEELFRNALKENLDNAGCTVLTASDGFSALELYRQHGNTIDVVISDLGMPNMSGEEMYKKLKIINPSVKVIISSGYLDRSIRSQMIEDGIKEVINKPYKFSEIDRIIGNVLAMDSEL